A single window of Zea mays cultivar B73 chromosome 10, Zm-B73-REFERENCE-NAM-5.0, whole genome shotgun sequence DNA harbors:
- the LOC100191529 gene encoding 1,4-dihydroxy-2-naphthoyl-CoA thioesterase 1-like, which translates to MGGGSGNPLPPPQAAAAAFRVDRPLQALGFEFTRVTAEEVVGRLPVTETCCQPFDWLNGGVSALMAETTASIGGYVASGYRRLAGVQLSINHVGPARLGDLVQARATPVQLGRKIQVWEVQIWRIDPSTSESKDLVSTARVTLLTNLPTPEKMKSFEQGLKKFSSKL; encoded by the exons ATGGGCGGCGGCTCGGGCAATCCTCTTCCTCCCccacaggcggcggcggcggccttcCGCGTGGACCGGCCGCTGCAGGCGCTGGGCTTCGAGTTCACCCGTGTCACCGCCGAAGAGGTGGTCGGCCGCCTCCCCGTCACCGAGACCTGCTGCCAG CCCTTCGACTGGCTCAACGGCGGCGTGTCGGCGCTGATGGCGGAGACGACGGCCAGCATCGGGGGCTACGTCGCGTCGGGGTACCGGAGGCTGGCCGGGGTGCAGCTCTCCATCAACCACGTCGGCCCCGCGCGCCTCGGCGACCTCGTCCAGGCGCGGGCCACGCCCGTCCAACTCGGCCGCAAAATCCAG GTTTGGGAGGTCCAGATATGGCGGATCGATCCTTCCACCTCGGAGAGCAAAGATCTGGTGTCAACAGCGAGGGTCACCCTATTGACCAATCTACCAACACCAGAAAAGATGAAGAGCTTCGAACAAGGCCTGAAGAAATTTTCATCCAAGTTGTAG